AGTTGAGTTTGAACAtgtaatttatttgaaaaaaattaaaatatctaattaaattttaatggtCAAAAAAATATGTGTGTACATATATTTCTAAATCCAACGCTAGTTTAGTTGAGTTAATTCAAATGGAGATATGAAGTTACTTGATGAGGAAATTGGAGAAACataatgtgtatatatgtacctAGTTGAAGGAGCAGGACAAAATGTGATGACATAATCTGCAGAAGCACAAGTGAATGTGCTGGTTCCATCATCATACGCATAGCTGTATGCGCGTGGGcatgaactcttgaagaatTCCGAGTAATCCGTCGGCTTGCATGTATCAGGTGTAGCATAGGCCCCACTACAACAATACATTGGATCCCCAAACGCTTCACACGCACTCTTACACGCTACGCACTCGCCTCCACCTTCACCGGTACTCATCAACTTCAGCTCCGCCGGACATGGCCCATTAAGATCAACAACGCAACCAGTCGCCGAACAGTTTCCGGCGCCGGTCCCACCTTGTGGGGTTATTAACATGGGCAAGTTATAACCATCCACAAGACTAACGTCATAGAAGTCGAGCCCATCTGCGCCGTTGAGTGTGAACTCCGCTAGAGTCGCCGGTGGAGCAGCTCCGCCGGTGCACTCCAGTGTTCCGGAGCCGCAATCACCTGTTACGCAAGTGAATTTACTCGTAGTGGAATCTTGGGAACAAAAAGACCGACCCCATAAACGACCCGACCAACCTGCCGGAATAGAAACGGGAATGGCCTGTCCTGGATTCAGCTGAAATCCCGTAGGAGAAATCTGGGATGTTCCAGCACCGGATAATATCCCCGGCCATACTGTATAACTGCACTGGTTTACTAATGTAAATGTTGCTGATGACACCCctgttttttttccaaaaaatgaacaaaaatgaaTACCAAAACATCAAActtcacaacaacaacaacaacaattatcaACCACAACCAAAACCTTACCTGAAATTAAGAATAGGAAATATAAAGTGAGCAGGGCAAGAAAAACTTGAGTTTTCGCCATTGTAATGATAATACTCTGTTTTTCTGTAATAAGTTGGCAATGTGGATCGGAGTCAGATATTTATAGGGAAAACTTTGGACCGACGTTAAAAGGGGAACACAACACCGCCACAGTGTAAGGTCGGCTCCGCTCAAAATGGGTTGTAAATTAAGAGAAGAGAGCTTTGGGATTAGGAGAGCTAATTCGtaattttaaactttatttaAGAATGCTTTGTAGTACTAATCGTATGTGTTTAAGAGCGGGATTGCAGGGGGGGTTTAAATAGAATGTGGTTTAAGGTAATTACAGAGTTTAAAGAGAAGTAACAAGAGGGGGAACTTTTGGGTATGGGGAAGGTCGGGAGTTAATGACTGTTTAATTGGACGGGAAGAGAAGGCCCAATGACGTGAGGTTCATCACTTGGCGGGACCCATCTGTATGAAAAGGTCAAATAGTAGAGATAAGAAGCAAGTTGAAACCAGTGAACTGAACCCTCACCCGCAACCATTCATATtgttttttattctattttaattttttgtacttaattttaaaaaattaaaaagaaatcttTTGAGTAATAAAAACATAATGTTGAATTAAAAATGAAtgttaaattttatgattttaaatatgatacatgaaaaattataattaaaaaaaaataagacaaacaaaataaaacgAAGGAGCAAACAAGTAATGTTTCTAATATGTTTTGACGGTTTCTGTGATTCTGTCCCAAGATTAAAATCGAAATGGAGAAGTGGTTGCTAGTTGATGCTCTCtcctattaaaaatatattactaCAGTAGTTATTTCAattgttaatatatatatatttttttaaaaggtaaTTTAAACACACACTTACTTATAATTATgcttattaaatatatattccTAAAATGCGCAAAAACTCGAAAAACAGATTAAATAGGCCGAAGATAGaatcaatattaaaaaatataaaactaagATCTTTTCATAGtggacaaaaaaattaaaaaaggaaaCACAAAAGTGGTAATCAAAGTTGCTTATCCTCTACTATATGCAGTTTAATTGTAGGCTTTAACTACTTGAAAGCtgtaattatttatgaaaaagtaTTGAAGACCACATGTGATTCTGATTCCTCTTGCTGCAAGTATGGATTAACTTTTGGGTACGATGCAAAGCAAAAAAAGATTGGCTATTAACACACAATACTTGTTGCACTATTTCCAAAGGGAATAATCACTAGAAACCATTCAATCAAAAGTTTTACCATTATTCATTAAGCATTTACAAATGATATACTGTAACAAGTCAATGATTCTATTAGGCTCTATTGAGGATCAAGAAAGTGGACgagaaaaaagtgaaaattaaATTGTATGTGTGAGTAGAAGGAATAAGTTTTGGATGTGTAATGCCTTTAATTGAACCCAAGTTACATATTAGCTTGGGCCCAAACACTCCCATTTAACTTTGCAATAAAAATGTTCCACACATATAGGCAAACGTATAACGCACAAACATTGATCGGGTGACTCAAAGTAAGTCTTAAAATGAAAAGTGAACTCTTCTTAACAAACATCTAGAAATCGAACAAAAACGTTTATGAGTACTAGCTTCCGCTTCATCTCCCTTCCAGTTTTGAATCTTAGAGAAAAAAATCAGAAGGCCGAAAAGCGTTCTGGTTAAGCACATAGTATCTTGAATCACTTCGTAATATAAATCAGTCCAACTATTAGCTCCAAGTCTACACTTCCAGGGAGAACTTGAACAAGAAATGAACTGAGTTACCGAATAAGCAAGACACCGCCAGTTTAAATGTTTATTTGACTGTGGCCAGGAAAAATTTCAAGGATAGATGCACTTGACAAAACTAATATGAAGATTCAAGGATCCAAGTCAACAGCCACCTCCTCCACAAGGAGGAAAGCTTGGTTTAAGAACATAACATGAAAGTAGAAATCTTCGGGAGTTCAGCCAGAACAAAAAGGCTCTTTTCATTTCCATATGATTTTAGAAAGATGTGCAAAAATGAAATAAAGCAAACAGACCTAAATAAGCCAATTGGAGAAAGAGGAGAGTACTAGTATGAACTTTGTCTCGTTAGTCACAACTATAATACCATTACCACAGGGTTATAGCACCATCGCTACCATAGAATTTGAAAGACCAGACTATTCAACAAAAGGACATTATGGAGCCACAAGTCTATCCTATATGATCAATCAAAAATTTCCAGTCTCTCTCACATGATCAATCAAGTTATCCAAAAGTCTAAATAAGGAATATGGTTCTATGTCAATCAACTATACTCAACATTCGCGAAAATTTTTCCCCAACTaattctgaaaaataaaaaCCAAGCTAACACTTCAATTGGCAGTTACTAATAAACGCAGCCTGGTGCACGAAATATCCGACATTCAAGAAAGATCCATCTTCCGTGAAAGGGATGCACCCCAAGGAGATGTAATATCGACAACCTACCTACCTACAGGATACACCAATATTCTATAAGTGATCTCTCACCACCCCCACCCCCCGGTGCCTTTCCCTGCCAATATCTCCTACCCTACCTACAGACACTTGATCAAATCTTTTCTTCCACATCTCCCACGCTGCCAATAAGTCATTGTTAGTGttgtttttatatattatctcatcttcccatttcaatcGTTTTTACTTGTTTATATGTTTAGCATTCCACCATTTTGTAAGATGGCAATAACATAAACAGGTGATAATTGTAAGTGTAAATGAGATTGGAACTACAAGGGAAGTGGAGAAAGATTCTGGCTCATGAAATTCCTTTAATTTGAGATAGATCTAACAGAAaaacaaattttagaaaaaatccTAACTTCAACAAGAACAGAACAGTTAGCTTAGGATACTTTGCTAGATTACTTGTTTGAAGACAACTCTTATTATAAAAGGGAAAGATCACGAGCACCATTTTGCTAAAGCAACAAGCTAGATGCCCATGAAAATGATGATTTGGAAATCCCAACTTCAACAAGAACAGAACAGTTAGCTTAGAATACTTTGCTAGATTACTTGTTTGAAGACAACTCTTTTCATAAACGACAAACtctttttataaaaggaaaagaTCACGAGCACCATTTTGCAAGACCAACACACTAGATGCCAATGAAAATGCTGATTTGAAAATCAAACCAGTGTTCTGTTTGGCtatgttgttgtcgttgttacTTTGACCAAGAAAGTAGCATATTCCCGacaaacaaataagaaaaatagaaatataaaCACAAGCAGAGATCACAACGATTCCAAATAGAGGGCAATATAGTAGGACAAGCTTATTATCAGGCTCACAACTGAAGTCACTCAACTTAATCAGCATCATGCATcatgtgaattctcaagtttttcCCATGAAGCACAAATATATGAGTGTCTCTGTGTattgtatatagtatcatatttattataagCATAAAAGATTTTCCTGAAGTGCAAGAATTGAACCTTTAGCTTTTTTATATACTTGTATATAAATCCATCAACCAAAAACTTAACAGATCATATAGCTAATGAAATAACAACTGGAAAAACATGTCActgaaaagaaaataagtacTAAGAGGATGGAgagaaaaaagaggaagatCATATACATGATCAGTTCACACATTGGCTAGTGCATTCCCTAGCAAAGTGGCCTGCCTCTCCACAGTTGTAACACTTGCTTCCTCCACTACCACCACCAGATCTCCCAAAAttactaccaccaccacctcccCCACCGGGACAGTCTCTTGCCAAGTGTCCTTGTGCACCGCATGTATAACAAGCCCCACCGCCACGACCGCCAACACGTCCAGCACTCGGGCAATCTCGAGCCATGTGGCCATACCCGCCGCAAGTGTAACAGCTACCACCACTCGCTCCTCCTCCACCACCACTACTACGGTCACAATCCCGAGCTAAATGTCCAGCAACACCACAGTTATAACACCCGCCTCTGCCACCGCCTCCACTGTTGCGATCACAGTCCCTAGCCAAATGTCCAGTCCTACCACAGTTATAACACTCACCAGCACTACGATATCCACCATCATTGCCGTTCCTCCGATAACCACtctcaccaccaccaccaaaaCCGGAATCACCACCACCGCGACTGTTACTGTTTCCCCTGCCATTACGGCCACTATCGAGAGGAGCACCATCAGGCCCAGTGACATCAATAGCCTGATACTTATCTCCCTTCACAGTCATGGTGAACTCCACTTTCTGGCCTTCGTAGAGGGAACGGTAGCCATCAGATTTGATCTCCGATTGATGAACGAATAGATCTTCGGATCCATCATCAGGTTTGATGAAACCGTAGCCCTTTGGGTTATTGAACTTGGAAACTGTCCCTGTCATTCTCGACGCCTCCACCGCCATTGTTAACCGATTCTCCACAAGCCCAAAGTCCCCAAACCCTTGAGAATGTTCTAATTCTATAAcagattttttctcttttttaataCAGAGAAGCCTAGGGGGAACCCTAAAAGCGTTTTAAAAGGCGGCGTTAGCGCTTTTTCGGTTCCTAATTTGAGTTAGGTTTGGATCTAAGTTTGTTGCAACGTATCCAAGGTTTTGTTTGGTGATAGGAATagttgtatttttttcataatggTGAGACCTATGGTAAGAGGATTACAAACTAGAAAATCAAATAATCGAATAAGTGAAAGTTTTAACTAAGAGTTAAACAACCACCAATTGAAAATGTTCATAAAACGATAAagattacaaaaataaaattataaaagaaaacatATAGAAGAATtactcaaaaatataactgtAGAAAAGACAGCCAATGTTTTAAATAATGGCAATTCACTTCGAAAACATACAGAGGAACTACTCAAAAATACTAATGTAGAAAAGATGACATCTCTATAAAAAGATAGCCAATGTTTTAAATAATGGCAATTCCCTTCATAGTCCTTGACTATTTGAATAAAAGAAAACCCACATTATAaagattttgatatattatttctGATCATTTATGTGTAAAAAGAgatattttttctaaataataaattcataaaGAACTACAAAACTAATTGACACATACCTCAACAAGGAACACAAGGATATTGTAGTAGtattaagaaaattaaaaaacagGTTCATTATGCATAGACTGCGATTGAGGTTGATTCAGCTATATGTTATTGATCCAGGCCCTCAAGATTCAACCTTTTAGAGGGACAAATGCCAATACACTGATTCATTAAGAGATACAGATGAaagatcaaaaaaaaaaagggaagtcccaaaaaatgaaattaagatttcaaaaggaaaaatttacCTATCTACATGGATGCAGGGGAGAGAAGCATAAAGTTGGCTCATATTTGtacaaagaaaagtaaaaatatttagTAGACTTCAACATTCCATTGCTCTGCCTTCTTCAATTGCTTCTTGTAGTCCGCCCAGACAATACCTTCAAAAGTACAGCAAAATGTAAGCCTCGGATCGATATTTATACTATAGTAACATGCCCTAATCCCAAGCAAGTTGGGGTCGGTAAGATAAGTTCCGACTGTCCAATGAATCCATATTTATAGTGGATGAGTAAATTATGAGGATTTTATTAATGTGTGTGGAAAAAAATGACGACACAGTTTGGACGTATGTTACCATCTCTTTCAGCAAGTGAAGACATAATTTCATCAATTCCCTGCTCCATGCCTTTAAGTCCACACATGTAGATGAAGGTGTTGTCTTTTTTGAGCATAGTCCATAATTCTTCAGCATATTGAGCCATTCTGGTTTGGATGTACATCTTTTCACCCTTTTCGTTTGTTTGCTCTCTGCTCACAGCAAAGTCCAATCTGAAGTTTTCCGGGGCCTTCTCCTGCATTTTCTCGAATTCCTACAACAGAGCAACATGAAAAGCCCCAAGCTCAACATATTGATCAACTTTGCTAGAAATACTTTGATTTAGCAGAGTGAATAGTAGAGATTGATATGCTCGAAAATCACCTCCTTGTAAAGTAGTGAGCTGCTGGTGGGAACACCCAAGAAAAGCCATGCCAAACCGTTGAACTACATAACACCAAATCCATGTCATTCAGCAGATTAATGATCAGAGGTAAGAAAATGCTACATATGACTACAATGAAATTCTGCCGAACCTTGGAATAaactacaataacaacaacatacccaatgtaatcccacaacCTTTGAGTATCTAATGTTGGATATTTTAAATGTTTAatgaacattcatccttgactCAGACAACACTCAACAGTTCACGATTTTGTCCATCTAAAACTCTTACTTTTATCGGTAATTTGACCACATTAGATAGAACACTTAAATAGACACATCCAAGAAAAGACTTTTGAGGTAACCAagcaattttttcttttagttcTTTTCATTTCCCTAGCATGTTCTGAAGCCAATCAATTTAAGAATGaagaaaaacaatcaaacaaatgTTTATTTTGTGTACCTTGTAATCCTCGTGTTTCTCAAAGAACATTTTCCACAGGAATGAACGGAAAGGAGCAATTCCAGTTCCAGTGGCAAGCTGAGAGACAAGTTCAAATAAGAAAGACCGCATAGTCAGATTGAAAAGCAGCAGATATATCTTAGATGACAATAATGGACCTACAAATAAAATTCACCATTATAACGGTGGCATTTGGATCTTTTGGCATGAGCATTTCTTTGCCAACGGGTCCAGTAATCTTGACCTCTGCTCCAGGCTTCAAGTCACCTGAAATATGTAACATTTGAAGTTACATATGTACAGGCCAAGCATTATCTAGTACTCCTACTATATATTAGGAACATTCAAACTAAAATAAAACAGATAAACCTTAACATCATCTATGAAATTAGGGAGTCTTTGATTCTTACATAAGAAGTTTGAGCAAACTCCTTTAACTTCTTCCCCTTTATCATTGATGTACACAAGCCTTTTGACGCACAGGGAAACCTGAAGAAAACCTCAAGTTCAGACACTTTTGTTCACCCTAAACTATGAGTAATATTAGAAATTAGTCTAATGTATCACCCTAGAGTTATCTAATCTCAAATTCGTACAGTTACATGTGATGGCAAACTTGCAGGCCCAAAAACAACTATGAGTATTTCTGGTATTTGTATAATGTATCATCTATAGTTGTTGGTAGAAATGATAATTGCAGGCCCcaaaatatgtgaaaatttTCGAATAAATAGGAATATAAAACTTACGGTTTTGGTGTCACCGAAGTCACCAAGGGCACTGCTAGCAATGGAGTACAATCTAAGCTTGTGAGGCTTCCCATTGGCATCAACACCATCAGCAATCACACCAATGGATTGTCCTTCTCTATATGGGACCTCTCCTGATCAACCCATTAAAATTAATTCAGCTCAccaatatatacaacaacatacccaatgtaatcctGAGTGTGTACCCCTACCTAGTGAAAGGCTAGAGAGGCTATTTCTGATGTAGAATCAATTTATACAACAAAAGAAGAACCAATGATTTGTTAGATTAAGAGCATACCCTCAGTGCTAAAAACCATGTGCCAAGTTTCACCAGGTGCATCATCCCCAGTGATCTTAGTGTTGAGTAGACATCTACCAACATAAGGTTCCTTTGGCCTGAATTTGTTGACAACCACACCTTCCTCCTGTTTCTTTGAAATCTTCTCAACTTTAGCAGGAGCCTCTGTGGTCACTTGGGCTCTGATAGAAACTGATCTACTACCACCTGACACATTTCTGTAGTATAAAGGCACCTGTCATGACAAATTAATCCATAGTCAGTATTACACACTATATCACAATGtccaaaaaataaattggaattgaattgaattttacCTTGTTAAAGTTGATTTTGTCTGAGGAGATGATGGAGGTTCTAGTGGGAAAAGAGTTGGACTTGGATGAAGGAAGAGAAACTGCAGCACTTACTGCAGCAGccatattttatgaattaagaTTAGAGAGAAATGGAATTGATAATAAGGGAATGGTGAAGAAGGAAAGAGAATTGGGATGTTTTTAGTAGGGGTTGGTTAGTGGATTATGAATTGGGTGGAGGAGATTGGAAGGGACAAGGCAGTGGCAGATGTGAGGATAAGACTACAGCCTTAGCCTTTGCTCCTTTGGTACTCAGTTTCTAATTAATCTGTGGCCAACAACGACGTCCTTGATATTTATTCATTCCAACCAAAACACATATTTCATGTAACAATTCAACTTAAAACTTATATGCACACTAAAAAAATCTTCTACTATCTTGGAACTTATTAATTATCTGCTATTACCAAATCAATATTAGTACATGTTAAATCATTTTTACACGATTATCTGTTTGGCCATATGATTTGATCAAATTatcttgaaatatttttgagttCCTAAAAATTGGTTTCGCTCacaatctttaaaaaaattataaaaaaaaatacatgtcCAAACACAATTTTAAAATTCCAAAATGTATGGTCAAAGGGGAGGTTATATAAGGACATGCAAGCTACTGTATCTGTGGTCAAGAAGCATTTAAGGCTTTCAAATTGATGTCCAGTTAATAACATGATGTTAAGATGAATGAAGTTATATGGAAGTAAAATCAAACATTGAATCAGGTGAATTTCTTCGTGTTAGTAGtatcctttttccttttcttttttaaccTTTTACATATTGAgagcaaaagaaaaagaaatgtcTTTTATTTAGAAGTTAAAATGGAATTGCGACATAAACTGTTAGTGTGtgaacattttaacattttattaaattgcaattttagcaattgtccattgatgacatttaatgtcatctttattattctttctttagtgcataaaaatgtctttcattatcatctttatttagtgcaagactaaatcattccattatgtatttttaatttaattatcactaataagtggtgcactaaatcatattattatgtatttttaatttaattatcactaataagtggtgcactaaatcataatggtgcactaaatcataatggtacactaaatgatgataatgatggcattctattattttttcatctttgtatgattttctctcctataaatagagaggtcttctttgttttgaagggagaataagagaagaaaaaattgagagagttaagtttatataaaaaagagagttcttattagttgaagagaggtgttctttgtgtagagctttaaactcaactcttgtccagagtttgttgagttacatttttgtgataaggctgttgtatcctggaggggacaagtcaagaggactactgctggaccagtgaaacaatttactgcagtgggcttgaatctccttaaagagagcgagatatccgcgcctcagccaagaagtgaagttaatttcttcattttattttttaattgtaatttgtaatcttataatttctccaacaattttaaggagattcaatatggctacaattgaaaaatccgCGGATATCAAGATGGGAGATCTAAACAAACCATTTCGGTTTAATGGTAATCATTTCAAGAGATGGAAGGGTAAAGTACTTTTctacttaagtcttctcaatgtttcatatgtgttgactcaaaaaaatcctaataaagttgACATCCTCTCCATGGATAACGATGAACTAATTTCTCATCAAGAGAAAGTGGAAAAGTACAATAATGATTCCTTCAAGTGTCggtattatattcttaattgtctatctgataatttttatgattattatgatagaacttactctagtgcaaagaaaatatggaaagcatTGCAGAGTAAATATGATACCGAAGAAGCTGGAGCGAAAAAATATGCTGCTAGTCGATTTTTTCGTTTCCAAATGGTGGATGATAAATCAGTGATAGACcaagctcaagattttataatgatcgttggagagctcaggtctgaggaagtcaaaattggagacaatcttattgtttgtggcataatagacaaacttccaccttcatggaaggagtttcaaaaaactatgcgccacaaacaaaaggaaacctctcttgagactttgatcatgaaaatccgcatggaagaggaggcaaggggccaagatgcacttttacaaaatgaagagagcaacatcacaacgaaggtaaatttagttacttcaaaatatattactcctgaatctaacaaaaatacctctttgaagcctaagaagaaaaagttcaagaaaaataatggtagactttccaagaaaaataatggtgaaaatagccaagcacaaaatcaacaagtttatgataaaggaCCGTGCTTTGTCTGTGGCAAGAGTGGGCATATTGCTCGATTTTGCAGATACCGGAAACGTGGTCCTATACCTCAGGCAAACGTTACCGAAGAGCCTTTTGTGGCAATGATTACAGACATAAACATGGTTGAGAATGTTGATGGATGGTGGGCTGATTCTGGTGCAAACCGTCATGTCTGTTatgacaaagattggtttaaaaaatatactccttttggagagcccaaaaccatcatgctcggtgattctcatactactcaagtgcttggaacgggagatgtcgaattgtgttttacctctggaaggatattaactttgaaagatgtactttatactccttccatgagaaaaaacttgatgtctagttttcttcttaataaagcaggctttaaacaaattattgaatctgatcaatatgtaattgtgaaaaaaggtatttttgtgggaaaggggtatgcttgtgatgggatgtttaaactgaatgttgaaatgaataaaatttctacttctgtttacatgctttcttctactaatttttggcatgctcgtttgtgtcatattaatgatcgttatgttggaatcatgagtaatttaggattaatcccagtgattaaaaagaattttgaaaagtgtgaagcttgtagtaaagcaaaaatcactaaaaggcctcattttaaagttgaaagaaaaactgatttattagaattagttcacactgatatttgtgaacttggaggaattttaactcgtggaggaaatagatattttatcactttcattgatgatttttctaagtttacatatgtttacttaatgaaaaataaaagtgatgcttttgaaaattttaaattttttctccatgaggttgaaaatcagtttgggaagaaaataaaaagaattagaagtgatagaggccgtgaatatgagtcaaatgagtttaattcttttgttagatcattgggaataattcatgaaactactcctccttattctccttcatctaatggtgtagcggaacggaaaaatagaactttggttgaattgactaatgccatgcttattgagtcaaatgcacctttgaatttttggggtgAAGCTATTTTGACTGCGTGTTATGTGTTAAATCGAGTGCCTCATAAAAATACTAAACTAACACCTTTTGAGTTGTGGAAAGGTCATAAGCCAAATTTGGGATATCTAAGAGTTTGGGGTTGTCTAGCCTTTGTGAGGCTAATGGATTCCAAAGTTACAAAATTGGGTAAGAAAGTTACTACTTGTGCTTTTCttggttatgcttcaaatagtacagcctatagattttttaatcttgaagataaaattgtaatagaatcaggtgatgctatttttcatgaaaataaattttcttttgattctaaaaatagtgggggtcaaagaattgaacaaaatattttatcactacctagttcttcttcttccattttaaaaaataaagaaattgatgattttgaggtaagaagaagtaaaagagctagagtagaaaaagattttgggcctgatttttatgtttttaatgttggagatgACCCTTTAACTTTACAAGAAGCTTTATCTtcgtatgattctattttttggaaagaggctgtaaatgatgaaatggaatcactaatttctaataaaacttggaagttagttgatttaccaccaggttgtaaaacaattggttgcaaatgggtcttacgaaaaaatttaaaaccagATGGATCaatcgataaatataaggctagactagttgctaaagggtttaagcaactagaaggcctagagttttttgatactttttctccggtaacaagaattacatccattggacttttaattgctatggctgcaatttttgatttgcatattcatcaaatggatgtaaaaactgcttttttaaatggagaacttaatgaagaaatttatatggaacaacctgaaggttttgttgaagcaggcca
The sequence above is a segment of the Solanum dulcamara chromosome 11, daSolDulc1.2, whole genome shotgun sequence genome. Coding sequences within it:
- the LOC129873452 gene encoding pathogenesis-related thaumatin-like protein 3.5 isoform X1 is translated as MAKTQVFLALLTLYFLFLISGVSSATFTLVNQCSYTVWPGILSGAGTSQISPTGFQLNPGQAIPVSIPAGWSGRLWGRSFCSQDSTTSKFTCVTGDCGSGTLECTGGAAPPATLAEFTLNGADGLDFYDVSLVDGYNLPMLITPQGGTGAGNCSATGCVVDLNGPCPAELKLMSTGEGGGECVACKSACEAFGDPMYCCSGAYATPDTCKPTDYSEFFKSSCPRAYSYAYDDGTSTFTCASADYVITFCPAPSTSQKSSGGQYAGGGSNVSLVSSSGILSSGPLPFLTSLMITILATLFL
- the LOC129873451 gene encoding ferredoxin--NADP reductase, leaf-type isozyme, chloroplastic; the encoded protein is MAAAVSAAVSLPSSKSNSFPTRTSIISSDKINFNKVPLYYRNVSGGSRSVSIRAQVTTEAPAKVEKISKKQEEGVVVNKFRPKEPYVGRCLLNTKITGDDAPGETWHMVFSTEGEVPYREGQSIGVIADGVDANGKPHKLRLYSIASSALGDFGDTKTVSLCVKRLVYINDKGEEVKGVCSNFLCDLKPGAEVKITGPVGKEMLMPKDPNATVIMLATGTGIAPFRSFLWKMFFEKHEDYKFNGLAWLFLGVPTSSSLLYKEEFEKMQEKAPENFRLDFAVSREQTNEKGEKMYIQTRMAQYAEELWTMLKKDNTFIYMCGLKGMEQGIDEIMSSLAERDGIVWADYKKQLKKAEQWNVEVY
- the LOC129873452 gene encoding pathogenesis-related thaumatin-like protein 3.5 isoform X2, with translation MAKTQVFLALLTLYFLFLISGVSSATFTLVNQCSYTVWPGILSGAGTSQISPTGFQLNPGQAIPVSIPAGDCGSGTLECTGGAAPPATLAEFTLNGADGLDFYDVSLVDGYNLPMLITPQGGTGAGNCSATGCVVDLNGPCPAELKLMSTGEGGGECVACKSACEAFGDPMYCCSGAYATPDTCKPTDYSEFFKSSCPRAYSYAYDDGTSTFTCASADYVITFCPAPSTSQKSSGGQYAGGGSNVSLVSSSGILSSGPLPFLTSLMITILATLFL
- the LOC129873454 gene encoding cold shock protein 1-like; translation: MAVEASRMTGTVSKFNNPKGYGFIKPDDGSEDLFVHQSEIKSDGYRSLYEGQKVEFTMTVKGDKYQAIDVTGPDGAPLDSGRNGRGNSNSRGGGDSGFGGGGESGYRRNGNDGGYRSAGECYNCGRTGHLARDCDRNSGGGGRGGCYNCGVAGHLARDCDRSSGGGGGASGGSCYTCGGYGHMARDCPSAGRVGGRGGGACYTCGAQGHLARDCPGGGGGGGSNFGRSGGGSGGSKCYNCGEAGHFARECTSQCVN